In a genomic window of Novosphingobium sp. KA1:
- a CDS encoding LacI family DNA-binding transcriptional regulator has product MAVGIKDVARVAEVSPATVSRVLSGRSVDPAMQERVLAAVKSTGYRPNLAARRLRSQHTNTIGLIVADIRNPFFTAVSRAIENLATAQGLRVILCNTDEDPAKEAAYLELMHEERVTGVIFAPCRQWVEKAERLEPGFPVVLIDRSLPSAGLDSVLLDNESMAAELVAHLHAQGHRRIAGLFGAASSTGIERRAGFERAARKLGMEATAVEMPHATEAAQRVVTDLLSGPVRPDALVASNGVMLLTVLRALRTLGLEAPSDIALAGFDNNDWMEFVGGGLSVIEQPVEEIGRTAMTMLLDRLDHPDAPARKVVLAGRLITRGSSGPRGAAAQPIGA; this is encoded by the coding sequence ATGGCAGTTGGAATCAAGGACGTAGCCCGGGTCGCCGAAGTGTCGCCCGCCACCGTTTCGCGGGTGCTGTCGGGACGCAGTGTCGATCCGGCGATGCAGGAACGGGTGCTCGCCGCGGTCAAGTCCACCGGCTACCGCCCCAACCTCGCCGCGCGGCGGCTGCGCTCGCAGCATACCAACACCATCGGCCTGATCGTTGCCGATATCCGCAACCCCTTCTTCACCGCCGTCTCGCGCGCCATCGAAAACCTGGCCACCGCGCAGGGACTGCGGGTGATCCTGTGCAACACCGACGAGGACCCGGCCAAGGAAGCCGCCTACCTCGAACTCATGCACGAGGAACGCGTCACGGGGGTAATCTTCGCGCCCTGCCGCCAATGGGTGGAGAAGGCGGAGAGACTGGAGCCGGGCTTTCCCGTCGTCCTCATCGACCGCAGCCTGCCCTCGGCGGGGCTCGACAGTGTCCTGCTCGACAATGAAAGCATGGCCGCCGAGCTGGTCGCCCACCTCCACGCACAGGGCCATCGCCGGATAGCGGGGCTGTTCGGCGCCGCCAGCAGCACGGGCATCGAGCGTCGCGCCGGGTTCGAACGGGCCGCACGCAAGCTGGGCATGGAAGCCACCGCCGTGGAAATGCCGCATGCCACCGAGGCGGCACAGCGTGTCGTCACCGACTTGCTGTCCGGCCCGGTCCGGCCCGACGCGCTTGTCGCCAGCAACGGCGTCATGCTGCTGACGGTCCTGCGCGCCCTGCGGACCCTCGGTCTCGAAGCGCCCAGCGACATAGCCCTTGCCGGGTTCGACAACAACGACTGGATGGAATTCGTCGGCGGCGGCCTCAGCGTCATCGAACAGCCGGTCGAGGAGATCGGCCGGACCGCGATGACCATGCTGCTGGACCGGCTCGACCATCCCGATGCACCGGCCCGCAAGGTCGTGCTGGCAGGGCGCCTCATCACGCGTGGATCGAGCGGGCCCCGCGGCGCCGCCGCCCAACCTATCGGAGCCTGA
- a CDS encoding lipopolysaccharide biosynthesis protein: protein MKSLSIKSFNRNTLNVKHWFADGVFRTIVRNASYLGSGKLVAALLGLVALACAGRGMTPGLFGTLVIIHSYANGVGALVKFQTWQFIVRYGTPALGRGDIDELRDVTGFAFGLDLASGLVGLVGGLALLPFLADWFDIPAEDVHLAMVYCLLIPTMTAATPTGVLRVLDRFDQLALQQLVTPALRALGGVVSYFGNFGFIGFMITWFVADLAGDVCLWIMSVIELRRRGIAGALRPGLIGPGRRLKTAWNFVWTTNIAHSIWAAWGPVSNLIVGAMLGPTSAGLFKIAATFFDSASKPADLMSRSFYPEIMRLDPASRHPWQLAIRSAFISGGMGLLILLVVMVGGEPVIGLVFGKRYVEAYDLLQLMTASLIVTMASFPLESLLYMAGRQRSALVSEGTAAAGYALLLFVLIHFFGITGAGLAYVAGVSLKALFMLLPTLWAYRERDMLVSVMAPEAQA, encoded by the coding sequence AGTCGTTCAACCGCAATACGCTCAACGTGAAGCACTGGTTCGCCGACGGGGTGTTCCGCACGATCGTGCGCAATGCCTCCTACCTCGGCTCGGGCAAGCTGGTGGCGGCGCTTCTGGGCCTTGTCGCGCTGGCCTGTGCCGGGCGGGGGATGACGCCGGGGCTGTTCGGTACGCTGGTCATCATCCATTCCTATGCCAATGGCGTGGGCGCGCTGGTCAAGTTCCAGACCTGGCAGTTCATCGTGCGCTACGGCACTCCGGCGCTCGGGCGCGGGGATATCGATGAACTGCGCGACGTGACCGGCTTTGCCTTCGGGCTGGACCTTGCCAGCGGGCTTGTGGGCCTGGTCGGCGGCCTGGCGCTGCTGCCGTTTCTGGCCGACTGGTTCGACATTCCGGCCGAGGACGTCCACCTCGCCATGGTCTATTGCCTGTTGATCCCGACGATGACCGCCGCGACGCCCACGGGTGTCCTGCGTGTGCTGGACCGCTTTGACCAGCTGGCCCTGCAGCAGCTGGTCACCCCGGCCCTGCGGGCCCTGGGCGGCGTGGTCTCGTACTTCGGCAATTTCGGCTTCATCGGCTTCATGATCACCTGGTTTGTCGCGGATCTTGCCGGTGACGTGTGCCTGTGGATCATGTCGGTGATCGAACTGCGGCGCCGCGGCATCGCCGGCGCCCTGCGTCCGGGCCTGATCGGTCCGGGACGGCGGCTCAAGACGGCCTGGAACTTCGTGTGGACGACCAACATCGCCCATTCGATCTGGGCGGCCTGGGGGCCGGTGAGCAACCTCATCGTCGGCGCCATGCTCGGACCGACGAGTGCGGGCCTGTTCAAGATCGCCGCGACCTTTTTCGATTCCGCCAGCAAGCCGGCCGACCTCATGTCGCGCAGCTTCTATCCCGAGATCATGCGCCTCGACCCCGCCAGCCGGCATCCCTGGCAGCTGGCGATCCGCAGCGCCTTCATCTCGGGCGGCATGGGGCTCCTGATCCTGCTGGTGGTGATGGTCGGCGGCGAACCGGTGATCGGCCTGGTGTTCGGCAAGCGTTATGTCGAGGCTTATGACCTGCTTCAGCTGATGACCGCTTCGCTGATCGTGACGATGGCCAGTTTCCCGCTGGAATCGCTGCTCTACATGGCCGGGCGCCAGCGTTCCGCGCTGGTCTCGGAAGGCACGGCGGCGGCGGGTTATGCGCTATTGCTGTTTGTGCTGATCCATTTCTTCGGCATCACCGGCGCGGGCCTTGCCTATGTGGCGGGGGTGTCGCTCAAGGCGCTGTTCATGTTGCTGCCCACGCTCTGGGCCTACCGGGAGCGGGACATGCTCGTTTCCGTGATGGCGCCGGAGGCGCAGGCATGA
- a CDS encoding class 1 fructose-bisphosphatase, translated as MRPTTLTRFLLEKQREPNSTCPPELRLLIETVARACKAINHAIAKGALGDVLGSLDSENVQGEVQKKLDVLANELLVDANEWGGHLAGMASEEMETIHPIPNRYPRGEYLLVYDPIDGSSNVDVNLSVGTIFSVLRAPEACAGREVREEDFLQPGTAQVAAGYAIYGPQTLLVLTIGSGVYEFTLDRELGAWIMTDGPMQIPAGNCEIAINMARRPQWAPEVATFIDDRLTSGKGPCGRDYNMRWTASMVADVHRILKRGGVFLYPADHRTPGKARLRLLYEANPMSFLVEQAGGASIDGAGRIMEVTPVGLHQRVGLILGDKDQVAELRSAVPA; from the coding sequence ATGAGACCAACCACACTCACCCGTTTCCTGCTTGAAAAGCAGCGCGAGCCGAACTCGACCTGTCCGCCCGAACTGCGCCTGCTGATCGAGACGGTCGCCCGCGCCTGCAAGGCGATCAACCATGCCATCGCCAAGGGCGCGCTGGGCGACGTGCTTGGCAGCCTCGACAGCGAGAACGTCCAGGGCGAAGTCCAGAAGAAGCTCGATGTGCTCGCCAACGAACTGCTGGTCGATGCCAACGAGTGGGGCGGCCATCTGGCCGGCATGGCCTCGGAAGAGATGGAGACGATCCACCCCATTCCGAACCGCTACCCCAGAGGCGAATACCTGCTGGTCTATGATCCGATCGATGGTTCCAGCAATGTCGACGTCAACCTGTCGGTCGGCACGATCTTTTCGGTTCTGCGCGCGCCCGAGGCCTGCGCCGGACGGGAAGTGCGCGAGGAAGATTTCCTGCAGCCCGGCACCGCGCAGGTCGCCGCCGGCTACGCGATCTACGGCCCGCAGACGCTGCTGGTGCTGACGATCGGTTCGGGCGTCTACGAATTCACGCTCGACCGTGAACTCGGCGCCTGGATCATGACCGACGGCCCGATGCAGATCCCCGCGGGCAACTGCGAGATCGCCATCAACATGGCGCGCCGTCCGCAATGGGCACCCGAAGTGGCCACGTTCATCGACGACCGCCTGACCTCCGGCAAGGGGCCGTGCGGGCGAGATTACAACATGCGCTGGACCGCCTCGATGGTGGCCGACGTCCACCGCATCCTCAAGCGCGGCGGCGTGTTCCTCTATCCCGCCGACCATCGTACCCCCGGCAAGGCCCGCCTGCGCCTGCTCTACGAAGCCAATCCGATGAGCTTCCTCGTCGAACAGGCCGGCGGCGCCTCGATCGACGGTGCCGGACGCATCATGGAGGTCACGCCGGTCGGCCTGCACCAGCGTGTCGGCCTGATTCTGGGCGACAAGGACCAGGTGGCCGAACTGCGCAGCGCAGTTCCCGCCTGA
- a CDS encoding shikimate 5-dehydrogenase: protein MTDFSAKQSIGRDTHLCMSLSARPGNAGSRLHNTLYGLLGLDFVYKSFSTTDLPAAIGGVRALGIRGCAISMPFKEAVIPLLDGLEDSARAIDSVNTIVNEDGVLTGYNTDYTAVRDLVARRGIDPATPFLLRGSGGMAKAVAAALRDLGFRDGTVIARNAEAGPALAAQYGFRWLPELPEQNAAMLVNVTPIGMEGAQAGELAFTPAQIAACEIAFDVVAQPAETPFIKAALAADKTIISGAEVIVLQAVEQFFLYTGIRPDDEAIAKATAFAHGPAVAQRLRDAA from the coding sequence ATGACCGACTTCAGCGCCAAGCAATCGATCGGCCGCGACACGCATCTCTGCATGTCGCTTTCGGCACGCCCCGGCAACGCCGGGTCGCGCCTGCACAACACGCTTTACGGACTGCTGGGGCTGGACTTCGTCTACAAGTCCTTCTCCACTACCGATCTGCCGGCCGCCATCGGCGGCGTGCGGGCGCTTGGCATTCGCGGCTGCGCGATCTCGATGCCGTTCAAGGAAGCGGTGATCCCGCTGCTTGACGGGCTTGAGGATTCGGCCCGCGCGATCGACAGCGTGAACACCATCGTCAATGAAGACGGAGTGCTGACCGGCTACAATACCGACTATACGGCGGTGCGCGATCTGGTCGCCCGGCGCGGCATCGATCCCGCCACCCCCTTCCTGCTGCGCGGCAGCGGCGGCATGGCCAAGGCCGTGGCTGCAGCCCTGCGCGACCTCGGCTTCCGCGACGGAACCGTGATCGCCCGCAATGCCGAGGCCGGCCCCGCACTTGCTGCCCAATACGGTTTCCGCTGGCTACCCGAACTGCCCGAACAAAATGCGGCCATGCTGGTCAACGTGACCCCGATCGGCATGGAAGGCGCCCAGGCCGGCGAACTCGCCTTCACGCCCGCGCAGATCGCGGCCTGCGAAATCGCTTTCGACGTTGTCGCGCAGCCCGCGGAGACACCGTTCATCAAGGCTGCTCTCGCGGCCGACAAGACGATTATTTCCGGCGCCGAAGTAATCGTTCTTCAGGCCGTCGAACAATTCTTTCTCTACACCGGCATTCGTCCCGACGATGAAGCCATTGCCAAGGCCACCGCCTTCGCGCATGGCCCTGCCGTAGCCCAGCGGCTGCGCGACGCGGCGTAA
- the ptsP gene encoding phosphoenolpyruvate--protein phosphotransferase → MLADAPASGVEDLVRIDASAADKVDAIRQVGQLLVAAGCVAPGYEDSMVRREGVANTFLGAGVAIPHGLGEDKGLVRRDGVAILQLRDGVEWNPGQRAHLVVGIAANSDSHIAILRRLTRLIQDEPRLAALVATDDPAAFSRALWEDGEASSPSEPAADYAETIEWTVDYPTGLHARPASAWVEAARASGVRLRVRHGGESADPRSLVSLLQLGLRAGDRVTLSAEGAGGRAALDSFAAVVRRLTAREKEDAARAAEKAAAPIRGWKPVGEPQMIAGVAASPGLAIGKVHVLSAQELDVPDRPTDLASGGTQLNDALTRTRAQMKALIDDTTRRLGAGDAAIFKAQAELLDDTDLITLTCQLMVEGHGVAWSWHQAVDRIAGQLSALGNPVLAARAADLHDIGRRVLAEIDPVLAAGSLTDLPEEPCVLVAADLSPSDTATLDTTRVAGIATALGGPTSHSAILARTLGLPSVVAGGADLLGLAAGATAIVDGDSGRVWLNPSDADLSSARGWIADLAEKRAAEEAERGKPAETRDGHRVEIAANVNRPDQVAFALAQGGEGVGLMRTEFLFLERGDSPGEDEQAEIYRAMTEALGDRPLIVRALDIGGDKQVPHLDLPREENPFLGVRGARLLLRRPDLLEPQLRALYRAAKAGGDLSIMFPMITSVHELVALRARCEAIRAELDAPAVPVGIMIEVPAAAVQARSLAAHADFFSIGTNDLTQYVLAIDRQNPELAGDAESLHPAVLRMIAATVEGAKAHGRWVGVCGGIAGDPFGAALLVGLGVSELSMTPRDIPAVKARIRGASLEGLRALAAKALDMESAGDIRALDVPEIEEGEG, encoded by the coding sequence ATGCTCGCAGATGCGCCCGCCTCGGGGGTCGAGGATCTCGTACGAATTGACGCCAGTGCGGCAGACAAGGTCGATGCGATTCGCCAGGTCGGCCAGCTTCTGGTCGCCGCCGGATGCGTCGCACCCGGATACGAGGACAGCATGGTCCGCCGTGAGGGTGTGGCCAACACCTTCCTTGGCGCGGGCGTCGCGATTCCGCATGGTCTGGGTGAGGACAAGGGGCTGGTCCGCCGCGACGGCGTGGCGATCCTCCAGCTGCGCGACGGGGTGGAATGGAACCCCGGCCAGCGCGCTCATCTGGTGGTCGGTATTGCTGCCAATTCGGACAGCCACATTGCCATCCTGCGCCGCCTGACCCGCCTCATTCAGGACGAGCCGCGCCTTGCCGCGCTTGTCGCTACCGACGATCCGGCCGCCTTTTCGCGCGCCCTGTGGGAAGACGGGGAGGCGTCCTCCCCGTCCGAACCGGCGGCCGACTATGCAGAAACCATTGAATGGACGGTCGATTACCCAACCGGCCTCCATGCCCGTCCCGCTTCGGCCTGGGTCGAAGCGGCGCGTGCCTCTGGCGTGCGCCTGCGCGTACGTCACGGCGGGGAGAGCGCCGATCCTCGCAGCCTCGTTTCCCTCCTCCAACTGGGGCTGCGTGCTGGTGATCGGGTGACTCTCTCCGCCGAAGGGGCAGGGGGCCGTGCGGCGCTGGACAGCTTTGCCGCCGTGGTCCGCCGCCTGACCGCGCGCGAGAAGGAAGACGCCGCGCGCGCTGCCGAGAAGGCCGCCGCGCCGATCCGGGGCTGGAAGCCGGTGGGCGAGCCGCAGATGATTGCCGGCGTCGCCGCCAGCCCGGGCCTCGCCATCGGCAAGGTCCATGTGCTCTCCGCGCAGGAACTCGACGTGCCCGACCGGCCGACCGATCTGGCCAGTGGTGGCACCCAGCTCAACGATGCGCTCACCCGCACCCGCGCACAGATGAAGGCGCTGATCGACGATACCACCCGCCGTCTGGGCGCAGGCGATGCGGCGATCTTCAAGGCGCAGGCCGAACTGCTCGACGATACCGACCTCATCACGCTCACCTGCCAGTTGATGGTGGAGGGGCACGGGGTCGCATGGTCGTGGCATCAGGCGGTGGACCGGATCGCCGGGCAACTTTCGGCTCTGGGCAATCCGGTGCTCGCCGCCCGCGCGGCCGACCTTCACGACATCGGCCGCCGCGTTCTGGCAGAGATCGATCCCGTGCTTGCGGCCGGGTCGCTGACCGATCTGCCCGAGGAGCCTTGCGTGCTGGTTGCCGCGGACCTTTCGCCTTCGGATACCGCTACGCTCGATACCACGCGGGTTGCCGGCATTGCGACGGCACTCGGCGGGCCGACCTCGCACAGTGCGATCCTGGCCCGCACGCTGGGCCTGCCTTCGGTGGTGGCGGGCGGTGCGGACCTGCTCGGCCTTGCCGCCGGAGCCACCGCCATCGTCGATGGTGACAGTGGCCGCGTCTGGCTGAACCCGTCCGACGCCGATCTTTCCTCTGCCCGCGGGTGGATCGCGGACCTTGCCGAAAAGCGCGCCGCCGAAGAGGCCGAGCGCGGCAAGCCTGCCGAAACCCGCGACGGCCACCGCGTGGAGATCGCTGCCAACGTCAACCGCCCCGATCAGGTCGCGTTCGCGCTGGCGCAGGGCGGTGAGGGCGTCGGCCTGATGCGCACCGAATTCCTGTTCCTCGAACGCGGCGACAGCCCGGGCGAGGATGAGCAGGCCGAAATCTACCGTGCCATGACCGAGGCGCTCGGCGATCGCCCGCTGATCGTCCGCGCGCTCGACATCGGCGGCGACAAGCAGGTGCCGCATCTCGACCTGCCGCGCGAGGAGAACCCCTTCCTCGGCGTGCGCGGCGCGCGGCTGCTGCTGCGTCGGCCAGATTTGCTGGAGCCGCAGCTTCGCGCGCTTTACCGCGCGGCCAAGGCAGGCGGCGATCTTTCGATCATGTTCCCGATGATCACCTCGGTTCACGAACTGGTTGCCTTGCGCGCCCGGTGCGAGGCGATCCGCGCCGAACTCGATGCGCCGGCGGTGCCGGTGGGCATCATGATCGAGGTCCCCGCCGCCGCCGTTCAGGCACGCTCGCTGGCCGCCCATGCCGATTTCTTCTCGATCGGCACCAACGACCTTACCCAATATGTCCTCGCCATCGACCGGCAGAACCCGGAACTGGCGGGCGATGCCGAAAGCCTGCACCCGGCTGTCCTGCGCATGATCGCGGCGACGGTGGAGGGCGCAAAGGCGCATGGCCGCTGGGTCGGCGTCTGCGGCGGCATTGCCGGTGATCCCTTCGGCGCGGCGCTGCTGGTGGGGCTCGGCGTCAGCGAGCTTTCGATGACCCCGCGTGACATTCCGGCAGTGAAGGCGCGCATTCGCGGCGCCAGCCTTGAAGGGCTGCGCGCACTCGCCGCCAAAGCGCTCGATATGGAAAGCGCGGGCGACATCCGCGCTCTCGATGTGCCAGAAATCGAAGAAGGGGAAGGCTGA